A genomic region of Arachis hypogaea cultivar Tifrunner chromosome 5, arahy.Tifrunner.gnm2.J5K5, whole genome shotgun sequence contains the following coding sequences:
- the LOC112799733 gene encoding uncharacterized protein gives MGIILHLMVKRYSIKVENNKSVVYHGSKLLYIYLETSWEKEAWCKSLHMASRAQSEKLKWSSQLYEECHRYLASLNIEYHPFIMRPSAGSSFDALEKSSKPDGSSSRVPQFLSRITKTDFIPLRGCHEINIGKVLTNVRTPTYFGEVICTDINMGTTPPSIVAMRVLPMEMNDVCTFEADIEYSGGAVVEIETRLEVGEPQNDKGTECSSNAGAAPSDLEDLNNQLNLGDGVNDSQEPK, from the exons ATGGGTATCATACTTCATCTGAT GGTAAAAAGATACTCGATAAAAGTTGAAAACAACAAATCTGTGGTATACCATGGAAGCAAATTGCTTTACATATATCTTGAGACGTCATGGGAAAAAGAAGCATGGTGTAAGTCCCTCCATATGGCTTCACGCGCTCAGAGTGAAAAACTTAAGTGGTCTAGTCAGTTGTACGAAGAGTGTCATCGATATCTAGCATCACTAAATATTGAATATCATCCTTTTATCATGAGACCATCAGCAGGATCAAGTTTTGATGCCTTAGAAAAGTCCAGTAAGCCTGATGGATCTTCCTCCCGAGTTCCTCAATTTTTGAGTAGAATTACTAAAACCGACTTCATTCCTTTGCGCGGTTGTCATGAGATAAACAttggt AAGGTATTGACCAATGTGAGAACACCTACTTATTTTGGTGAAGTTATCTGTACAGACATCAATATGGGGACTACTCCACCCTCTATCGTTGCAATGAGGGTTCTTCCTATGGAAATGAATGATGTATGCACCTTTGAGGCAGACATTGAATATTCTGGAGGTGCAGTAGTTGAGATTGAAACAAGGCTTGAAGTTGGTGAACCACAGAACGATAAGGGGACGGAATGCTCAAGCAATGCTGGGGCTGCCCCATCAGATCTTGAAGATCTTAACAATCAGTTGAATCTTGGAGACGGAGTGAATGATTCACAAGAGCCAAAGTAG
- the LOC140173223 gene encoding F-box/kelch-repeat protein At3g06240-like, with amino-acid sequence MTNHSDQIPNDLALEILAKLPVKSLKRFNCVRKSWLNLLENPDFKSMYYENLKSKTAHSSSLLLWRSFYHGDKNVPSKNNVHLLSGERYENMVTLALPTLVESYDPGELLECVNGIICHYERGSEVIGLWNPKTDERKIIPPGINDDEPGFDRHVSVHGFGYDNVNDDYKVIQCVYYNYSQMLFEEPVLRIWQIYSLKFNYWKKLDIEMTMKENVDKASIAYLNGVCHWWGSEFATNGLEEQVLVSFNLSTETFRTTSIVWVQENDYSFTRTLVVLNESVTLISSFAQNNLIEISILGEVGVKESWVKLFTLGPFPSEWRYPMRMGNKCDVIFYIRDDSNELASFDVITGKLLLYSNVDAIKESIENLLKTMYAKVSDLASARSIFDLIIKKSIFSWTSMIAGYPHSYHPLEALHLFRRFVRTDFRPDGLIPATVLSACIDLGSISVAQEMEDYISLNRLEFDLQVQTSLIHMYSKCGSIKKAKEIFEKVADKDSTVWSSMINSTRLHHQ; translated from the exons atGACAAACCATAGCGATCAGATTCCTAATGATCTTGCTCTGGAAATTCTAGCAAAATTACCGGTTAAATCTTTGAAGCGATTTAATTGCGTACGAAAGTCTTGGCTAAATTTACTTGAGAATCCTGATTTTAAGAGCATGTACTACgagaatttaaaatctaaaactgCCCACTCATCGTCTCTCCTTCTATGGAGATCATTTTACCATGGGGATAAAAATGTCCCTAGTAAAAATAATGTGCATTTACTTTCTGGAGAGAGATATGAAAACATGGTTACATTAGCTTTGCCAACTCTAGTTGAGAGTTATGATCCCGGCGAGCTTCTAGAATGTGTTAATGGCATTATATGTCACTATGAACGAGGTTCTGAGGTAATAGGACTTTGGAACCCCAAAACCGATGAGCGTAAAATTATTCCTCCGGGTATCAATGATGATGAGCCCGGCTTTGATCGACATGTAAGTGTTCATGGATTTGGTTATGATAATGTGAATGATGATTATAAAGTGATTCAATGTGTATATTATAATTATAGTCAAATGTTGTTTGAAGAGCCTGTTCTAAGAATTTGGCAAATTTATAgtctaaaatttaattattggAAGAAACTTGATATTGAAATGACTATGAAGGAAAATGTAGATAAAGCTTCTATAGCGTACTTGAATGGAGTATGCCACTGGTGGGGTAGCGAGTTTGCCACGAATGGACTCGAAGAACAAGTACTTGTGTCATTTAACCTCAGTACTGAAACATTTCGAACCACATCAATTGTTTGGGTGCAAGAAAATGATTATAGCTTTACCAGAACTTTGGTAGTGCTCAACGAGTCTGTTACTTTAATTTCCTCTTTTGCTCAGAATAATCTCATTGAAATATCCATTTTGGGTGAAGTTGGTGTGAAGGAATCTTGGGTGAAGCTTTTCACACTTGGACCCTTTCCATCAGAATGGCGTTATCCAATGAGAATGGGCAACAAATGTGATGTAATATTTTATATAAGAGACGACAGTAATGAATTGGCTTCCTTTGATGTCATCACGGGCAAA TTACTTTTGTACTCAAATGTGGATGCCATAAAGGAGTCTATTGAAAATTTGCTAAAAACTATGTATGCAAAAGTCAGTGACCTTGCCTCTGCTAGAAgcatatttgatttgattatcaAAAAGAGTATTTTCTCATGGACATCAATGATTGCAGGATATCCCCATTCGTATCACCCATTGGAGGCATTGCATTTGTTTAGAAGGTTTGTACGGACAGATTTTAGACCAGATGGACTAATCCCTGCCACTGTTTTATCGGCTTGTATTGATTTAGGATCAATTAGCGTAGCACAAGAGATGGAAgattatatttctctaaatagaTTGGAATTTGATCTACAAGTCCAAACATCTCTCATACACATGTACTCCAAGTGTGGAAGCATCAAGAAAGCCaaagaaatatttgaaaaagtgGCAGATAAAGATTCAACTGTTTGGTCTTCCATGATAAATAGTACTAGACTTCACCATCAATAA
- the LOC112801740 gene encoding uncharacterized protein has protein sequence MFLGFIFILFLGFFVGVVTVVVAEALGILWIIERLQRKIMKDKDKISAPISLDTSSQNDPINHLTLPSKKRAKRYPIKVENNKSVVYHGSKLLYIYLETSWEKEAWYINMGTTPPSIVAMRVLPMEMNDVCTFEADIEYSGGAVVEIETRLEVGEPQNNKGTECSSNAGAAPSDLEDLSNQLNLGDGVNDSQEPK, from the exons atgtttttgggttttatcttcattctcttcctcGGTTTTTTTGTTGGGGTGGTGACGGTTGTGGTTGCCGAAGCTTTGGGAATCTTGTGGATCATTGAACGGCTGCAACGCAAGATCATGAAGGACAAAGACAAAATCTCAGCACCCATCTCATTGGACACTAGTTCGCAAAATGATCCTATCAATCACCTGACTCTACCTTCGAAAAAGAG GGCAAAAAGATACCCGATAAAAGTTGAAAACAATAAATCTGTGGTATACCATGGAAGCAAATTGCTTTACATATATCTTGAGACGTCATGGGAAAAAGAAGCATGGT ACATCAATATGGGGACTACTCCACCCTCTATCGTTGCAATGAGGGTTCTTCCTATGGAAATGAATGATGTATGCACCTTTGAGGCAGACATTGAATATTCTGGAGGTGCAGTAGTAGAGATTGAAACAAGGCTTGAAGTTGGTGAACCACAGAACAATAAGGGGACGGAATGCTCAAGCAATGCTGGGGCTGCCCCGTCAGATCTTGAAGATCTTAGCAATCAGTTGAATCTTGGAGACGGAGTGAATGATTCACAAGAGCCAAAGTAG